Proteins from one Bacteroides mediterraneensis genomic window:
- a CDS encoding AMP-binding protein, with the protein KFTPADILQKIHDYHITSLCAPPTIYRFLIREDLSKYDLSSLEYCTTAGEALNYSVYETFKRITGIRLMEGFGQTETALTLATFPWMEPKPGSMGVPNPQYDIDLLKPDGRSAEDGEQGQIVVRTDKGKPLGLFKEYYRDPALTHEAWHDGVYYTGDVAWRDEDGYYWFVGRADDVIKSSGYRIGPFEVESALMTHPAVVECAITGVPDEIRGQVVKATIVLAKDYKQKAGPELVKELQDHVKRVTAPYKYPRVIEFVDELPKTISGKIRRVEIRQKDNA; encoded by the coding sequence GAAGTTTACGCCGGCCGATATCCTGCAGAAGATTCACGACTATCACATCACCTCGCTTTGTGCACCTCCTACCATCTACCGTTTCCTGATTCGGGAGGATTTGTCGAAGTACGACTTGTCGTCGCTGGAATATTGTACCACAGCGGGCGAGGCTCTGAACTACTCGGTGTATGAGACCTTCAAGCGTATCACGGGTATCCGTCTGATGGAGGGTTTCGGACAGACGGAAACGGCCCTGACACTGGCTACTTTCCCATGGATGGAACCCAAACCGGGCAGTATGGGCGTGCCTAATCCGCAGTATGATATTGATTTGCTGAAACCGGACGGCCGTTCGGCGGAAGATGGAGAACAAGGGCAGATTGTGGTGCGTACCGACAAGGGCAAACCGCTGGGACTGTTTAAGGAATACTATCGCGACCCGGCTTTGACGCACGAGGCATGGCATGACGGAGTGTATTATACCGGCGATGTGGCCTGGCGTGATGAGGACGGTTACTACTGGTTTGTGGGCCGTGCCGACGATGTCATCAAGAGCTCCGGCTACCGTATCGGCCCGTTCGAGGTGGAAAGTGCCCTGATGACCCATCCGGCGGTGGTGGAATGTGCCATTACCGGTGTACCCGACGAAATCCGCGGACAGGTGGTGAAAGCTACCATCGTATTGGCAAAGGATTACAAGCAGAAAGCCGGGCCGGAACTGGTGAAGGAATTGCAGGACCACGTGAAACGGGTGACGGCGCCTTACAAGTATCCGCGTGTTATCGAATTTGTGGATGAATTGCCGAAAACCATCAGCGGAAAAATCCGCCGGGTGGAAATTCGTCAGAAAGACAATGCGTAA
- a CDS encoding NAD kinase has protein sequence MQRKMKFALFGNTYQEHKSAHVTHLLEILRHKEADICIHREFYEFLRLHTCADLTGLEIFNGHDDFTADMALSIGGDGTFLKTASLVGNKEIPILGINTGRLGFLADITPDQMEETFEEIHQGMYLAEPRRVLKLTSNGQVLKGYPYGLNEIAILKRDSSSMISIRAYINGELLNVYQADGLIVATPTGSTGYSLSVGGPILVPQSGTISLTAVAPHSLNVRPIVIRDDWEITLEVESRSHNFLIAIDGRSETFREGSRLTIRRGEHYIRIVKRCHHSFFNTLREKMMWGADSRI, from the coding sequence ATGCAGCGGAAGATGAAATTCGCCCTCTTTGGAAATACGTATCAGGAACATAAATCGGCCCACGTGACTCATCTGCTGGAGATTCTCCGGCACAAGGAAGCAGACATTTGCATTCACCGGGAATTCTACGAGTTCCTGCGCCTGCATACCTGCGCCGACCTGACGGGACTGGAGATTTTCAACGGTCATGACGACTTTACAGCAGATATGGCACTCAGCATCGGCGGCGACGGCACCTTCCTGAAAACCGCCAGTCTGGTGGGCAACAAGGAGATTCCCATACTGGGCATCAACACCGGGCGCCTGGGGTTCCTGGCCGACATTACGCCCGACCAGATGGAGGAGACCTTCGAAGAGATTCATCAGGGAATGTACCTGGCCGAACCGCGAAGGGTCTTGAAACTGACCAGCAACGGGCAGGTACTGAAAGGATATCCCTACGGACTGAATGAAATCGCCATTCTGAAGCGTGACAGTTCGTCCATGATTTCCATCCGGGCTTATATCAACGGAGAATTATTGAACGTATATCAGGCCGACGGACTGATTGTGGCCACTCCTACCGGCTCCACGGGGTATTCTCTCAGTGTGGGCGGTCCGATTCTGGTTCCCCAGAGCGGCACCATCAGCCTGACCGCCGTAGCCCCGCACAGCCTCAACGTGCGCCCTATCGTGATTCGGGACGACTGGGAAATCACCCTGGAGGTGGAAAGCCGCAGCCACAATTTCCTGATTGCCATCGACGGCCGCAGCGAAACCTTCCGCGAAGGCAGCCGGCTGACCATCCGCCGGGGAGAACATTACATCCGCATCGTGAAACGCTGCCATCATTCTTTCTTCAACACCTTGCGCGAGAAAATGATGTGGGGAGCCGACTCGCGCATTTGA
- a CDS encoding pyridoxine 5'-phosphate synthase, whose amino-acid sequence MTKLSVNINKVATLRNARGGNNPDVEKVALDCEQFGAEGITVHPRPDERHIRYSDVYALRPVLKSEFNIEGYPSKEFVDLVLKVKPTQVTLVPDTPDQITSNCGWDTKTHQAFLTELMDTFGEAGIRTSIFVGTDLELIEYAAKTGADRVELYTEPYASLYPKNPEAAVAPFVEAADRVHKLGMGLNAGHDLSLVNLKYFHDHIPWLDEVSIGHALICDALYLGLKKTIEEYKNCLR is encoded by the coding sequence ATGACTAAATTAAGTGTGAATATAAACAAGGTGGCTACGCTTCGTAATGCGCGGGGCGGAAACAACCCGGATGTAGAGAAAGTGGCACTGGACTGCGAGCAGTTTGGGGCGGAAGGTATTACGGTTCACCCGCGTCCGGATGAACGGCATATCCGCTACTCGGATGTGTATGCCTTGCGCCCGGTGTTGAAATCAGAGTTCAATATTGAAGGTTATCCCTCGAAAGAATTTGTCGACCTGGTATTGAAGGTAAAACCGACTCAGGTGACTTTGGTCCCGGATACGCCCGACCAGATTACCTCCAACTGTGGTTGGGATACCAAAACGCATCAGGCTTTCTTGACAGAGCTGATGGATACGTTCGGTGAAGCAGGCATCCGTACTTCTATCTTTGTGGGGACAGACTTGGAACTGATTGAATATGCAGCCAAGACAGGGGCCGATCGGGTAGAGTTGTACACGGAACCTTATGCTTCTCTTTATCCCAAGAATCCGGAAGCAGCTGTGGCTCCGTTTGTGGAGGCCGCCGACCGGGTACATAAACTGGGTATGGGACTGAATGCCGGACATGATTTGAGCCTGGTGAACCTGAAGTATTTCCATGATCATATTCCTTGGCTGGATGAGGTATCCATCGGCCATGCTTTGATATGCGACGCATTGTATTTAGGATTGAAGAAAACCATTGAAGAATATAAAAATTGCCTTCGTTAA
- a CDS encoding MotA/TolQ/ExbB proton channel family protein: MMTLTLLAAAQAVADTMAGANPVLTPVSSGEPQMNLWDMACKGGWIMIVLAVMSVIAFYIFFERAVAIRKAGKDDPLFMDRIRDYIKSGEIKSAINYCRITNTPSARMIEKGITRMGRPVADVQAAIENTGNIEVAKLENGLSIMATISSGAPMLGFLGTVTGMVRAFWNMANAGNNIDITLLSSGIYEAMITTVGGLVVGIATMFAYNHLVYRVDKVVSQMEARTLAFMDLLNEPTEK; the protein is encoded by the coding sequence ATGATGACATTAACTTTACTGGCTGCCGCTCAGGCTGTAGCCGACACAATGGCCGGAGCAAATCCGGTGCTGACTCCGGTTTCTTCCGGTGAGCCACAGATGAATCTTTGGGACATGGCCTGCAAGGGAGGCTGGATTATGATTGTACTGGCTGTGATGTCGGTAATCGCTTTCTATATTTTCTTTGAACGGGCAGTAGCCATCCGTAAGGCAGGAAAGGATGACCCTTTGTTTATGGACCGCATCCGCGACTACATCAAGTCGGGTGAAATCAAGTCGGCCATCAACTATTGCCGCATTACGAACACTCCTTCGGCCCGCATGATTGAGAAGGGTATCACCCGTATGGGCCGTCCGGTAGCTGATGTGCAGGCCGCTATCGAGAATACCGGAAACATTGAAGTGGCCAAGCTGGAAAACGGCTTGTCTATCATGGCCACTATTTCGAGCGGGGCACCGATGTTGGGATTCCTCGGTACGGTGACCGGTATGGTGCGTGCCTTCTGGAACATGGCCAACGCGGGCAATAACATCGACATCACTTTGCTGTCGAGCGGTATTTACGAAGCCATGATTACGACGGTGGGCGGACTGGTGGTCGGCATTGCCACGATGTTTGCCTACAACCATCTGGTGTACCGTGTGGACAAGGTGGTCAGTCAGATGGAAGCACGCACACTGGCCTTCATGGACTTGTTGAATGAACCGACTGAAAAATAA
- a CDS encoding biopolymer transporter ExbD, with translation MALKRRQKISPSFSMSSMTDLIFLLLIFFMITSTMVSPNAIKVLLPQGSEQTSAKPMARVIIDKDLNYYGAFGNEDEMPLAIDEVAAFLQECARKEPEMYVALYADESIPYREIVRVLNIANENHFKMVLATRRPDKN, from the coding sequence ATGGCATTAAAGAGAAGACAGAAAATATCACCCAGCTTCAGCATGTCGTCCATGACCGACCTGATTTTCCTGCTGCTGATATTTTTTATGATCACTTCTACCATGGTATCGCCGAATGCCATCAAGGTGCTTCTGCCCCAAGGTTCGGAGCAGACTTCGGCCAAGCCTATGGCGCGGGTGATCATTGATAAAGACCTGAACTATTACGGTGCTTTCGGCAACGAGGATGAAATGCCGCTGGCCATCGATGAGGTGGCTGCGTTTCTTCAGGAATGTGCCCGGAAAGAACCGGAAATGTATGTAGCCCTGTATGCCGACGAGTCCATTCCGTATCGTGAAATCGTCCGGGTACTGAATATTGCGAACGAGAATCATTTCAAGATGGTCCTGGCGACTCGCCGTCCGGATAAAAACTAA